A genomic window from Triticum urartu cultivar G1812 chromosome 7, Tu2.1, whole genome shotgun sequence includes:
- the LOC125522926 gene encoding uncharacterized protein LOC125522926 isoform X2: MLLHVVAGTSVCVLLVLGADVVAPDRKGRRGAAAGYGGGPLMELGADAEAMGPTLCVQIMMTWSTVMGSFYSSLPIFIGLGSIGRLKTMYPFPVWIPTIAFSSQGGGRCQWKTWLHMKVHSPIVFKKMRRSWF, translated from the exons ATGTTGTTGCACGTCGTGGCAGGGACGTCCGTGTGTGTGCTGCTTGTGCTGGGCGCTGATGTGGTCGCCCCCGATCGGAAGGGACGCCGTGGAGCTGCCGCGGGATATGGTGGTGGTCCGCTGATGGAGCTGGGAGCAGACGCGGAGGCAATGGGCCCGACTCTCTGTGTGCAAATCATGATGACTTGGAGCACTGTCATGGGAAGTTTTTATTCATCTTTACCTATATTTATTGGATTAGGTTCCATTGGCAG GTTAAAGACGATGTACCCTTTTCCCGTTTGGATACCAACCATTGCATTCAGCA GCCAGGGCGGAGGACGTTGTCAATGGAAAACATGGCTCCACATGAAGGTTCACTCGCCAATAGTCTTCAAGAAGATGCGAAGGTCATGGTTCTGA
- the LOC125522926 gene encoding uncharacterized protein LOC125522926 isoform X1: MLLHVVAGTSVCVLLVLGADVVAPDRKGRRGAAAGYGGGPLMELGADAEAMGPTLCVQIMMTWSTVMGSFYSSLPIFIGLGSIGSVNRLKTMYPFPVWIPTIAFSSQGGGRCQWKTWLHMKVHSPIVFKKMRRSWF; the protein is encoded by the exons ATGTTGTTGCACGTCGTGGCAGGGACGTCCGTGTGTGTGCTGCTTGTGCTGGGCGCTGATGTGGTCGCCCCCGATCGGAAGGGACGCCGTGGAGCTGCCGCGGGATATGGTGGTGGTCCGCTGATGGAGCTGGGAGCAGACGCGGAGGCAATGGGCCCGACTCTCTGTGTGCAAATCATGATGACTTGGAGCACTGTCATGGGAAGTTTTTATTCATCTTTACCTATATTTATTGGATTAGGTTCCATTGGCAG CGTCAACAGGTTAAAGACGATGTACCCTTTTCCCGTTTGGATACCAACCATTGCATTCAGCA GCCAGGGCGGAGGACGTTGTCAATGGAAAACATGGCTCCACATGAAGGTTCACTCGCCAATAGTCTTCAAGAAGATGCGAAGGTCATGGTTCTGA